One window of Brevibacillus choshinensis genomic DNA carries:
- a CDS encoding cobalt-precorrin 5A hydrolase, which translates to MVIELVEGEIPVIQQRGEYAIVAITKHGVEMARDLAQKFPGTDLYYMSKFARGDEESRAIQLFSNSVRMLFPALWPAYKGLIIIISLGAVVRMIAPLLEDKKKDPGVVVVDDRGENVISVLSGHLGGANELAREVAAVMGARPIITTASDVQKTIPVDLFGRRFGWEWDSADKLTPVSASVVNEERVAVVNESGERDWWMHDTPMPPSIQEYETIADAQAAEPQAALVVTHRLLSQAEQSILTNGVLYRPKVIVLGMGCNRGTSAEEIEAVIKETLDELQFSIKSVKALATIELKKDEAGLIAVCEKYGWPFVWYSPEELNQVQIEDPSDTVYKYTGAYGVSEPAVKLYTGVDTLALTKKKSGNTTISVGLMPYREEGRA; encoded by the coding sequence ATGGTCATCGAACTGGTAGAAGGAGAAATCCCGGTCATCCAGCAGCGCGGAGAGTACGCGATCGTCGCGATCACCAAGCATGGTGTAGAGATGGCACGCGATCTCGCCCAGAAGTTTCCGGGGACGGATCTGTACTACATGAGCAAGTTTGCGCGGGGGGATGAAGAATCACGAGCCATCCAGCTATTCTCCAATAGCGTGCGGATGCTATTTCCCGCCCTCTGGCCTGCTTACAAAGGCTTGATCATCATCATTTCGTTGGGAGCGGTCGTGAGGATGATCGCCCCACTTCTAGAAGACAAAAAGAAAGATCCGGGCGTCGTCGTTGTGGATGACCGCGGAGAAAATGTCATTAGCGTCCTGTCCGGCCATCTCGGTGGAGCGAACGAGCTAGCACGTGAGGTAGCAGCAGTCATGGGAGCACGCCCGATCATCACGACGGCCTCTGACGTGCAAAAGACCATTCCGGTAGATTTGTTCGGACGCCGTTTTGGGTGGGAGTGGGATTCGGCTGACAAACTGACCCCGGTCAGTGCGTCGGTCGTAAATGAAGAGCGGGTGGCAGTCGTCAATGAGTCCGGGGAAAGGGACTGGTGGATGCACGATACCCCAATGCCTCCTTCGATCCAGGAGTACGAGACGATTGCTGATGCTCAGGCTGCTGAACCACAAGCAGCGCTGGTTGTCACGCATCGGTTGCTTTCGCAAGCAGAACAATCGATTCTGACCAACGGCGTGTTATATCGACCAAAGGTGATCGTGCTTGGCATGGGCTGCAACCGAGGGACATCAGCAGAGGAGATCGAAGCGGTGATCAAGGAGACGCTAGATGAGCTGCAATTCTCCATTAAGAGTGTAAAAGCTCTTGCCACCATCGAGCTGAAAAAGGACGAGGCGGGACTCATCGCTGTATGCGAAAAATACGGTTGGCCGTTTGTCTGGTACTCTCCGGAAGAGCTAAATCAGGTACAGATCGAGGACCCGTCTGACACGGTCTATAAGTATACGGGAGCCTATGGCGTGAGCGAGCCAGCCGTCAAACTGTACACTGGCGTGGACACATTGGCTCTGACCAAGAAAAAATCAGGGAATACCACCATATCCGTCGGCTTGATGCCGTATCGAGAGGAGGGGCGTGCATGA
- the cobM gene encoding precorrin-4 C(11)-methyltransferase has product MKLYIVGAGPGDPDLITVKGLKLLQKADVILFTDSLVNEDLVALGNPDAEVLQSSGMALEEMVELMVDRVNQGKLVVRLQTGDPSVYGAIMEQIALLKEAGVEVEIVPGVSSVFAAAAAVGAELTIPELTQTLILTRAEGRTPVPEREKLRALAEHHSTLALYLSATLTKKVVRELVEAGWSEDTPVAVVQRASWPDQFILRTTLKNLDEDMGKNGIRKHAMILAGWALDPHIHEKNEQYRSKLYDKTFTHGFRKGVKE; this is encoded by the coding sequence ATGAAGCTGTACATTGTAGGGGCAGGCCCAGGCGATCCTGATTTGATTACGGTAAAAGGCTTGAAGCTGTTGCAAAAGGCAGATGTGATTCTCTTTACGGATTCTCTCGTCAATGAGGATCTGGTAGCTTTGGGCAATCCAGACGCAGAGGTGCTGCAAAGCTCCGGCATGGCGTTGGAGGAAATGGTAGAGCTCATGGTAGATCGCGTCAATCAAGGAAAGCTGGTCGTACGTCTGCAAACAGGCGATCCGTCCGTCTACGGAGCGATTATGGAACAGATCGCGCTCCTGAAAGAGGCTGGCGTCGAAGTGGAGATCGTTCCAGGCGTGAGCTCGGTCTTTGCAGCAGCGGCAGCAGTCGGTGCTGAGCTGACGATTCCCGAGCTGACACAGACCTTGATTTTGACCCGTGCAGAAGGACGTACTCCTGTGCCAGAGCGTGAAAAGCTACGTGCCCTGGCGGAGCATCATAGCACACTGGCCCTTTATTTGAGTGCGACCCTGACAAAAAAAGTGGTGCGAGAGCTGGTGGAAGCTGGCTGGAGTGAGGATACTCCTGTCGCAGTCGTACAACGCGCGAGCTGGCCGGATCAGTTCATATTACGCACGACGCTGAAGAACCTCGACGAGGATATGGGAAAAAACGGAATCCGCAAGCATGCGATGATTTTGGCAGGATGGGCGCTGGACCCGCACATTCATGAGAAAAACGAGCAATACCGATCCAAACTTTATGACAAAACCTTCACGCACGGGTTCAGAAAAGGTGTGAAAGAGTAA
- the cobI gene encoding precorrin-2 C(20)-methyltransferase — MTKIGTLYGLGVGPGDPELITVKAFRLLQQSPVIAYPKKRMGSKSYAHQIAELYVKPATDKEMLGLVFPMTRDPEILEREWNNTVELVWERLSEGKDVAFVTEGDPMFYSTFIHMMRVMQDEHPEVSIVTVPGVSSFLGAASRFNLPLADGDEQIGIIPATEDKEAMRQAIEAHDCVIFLKVAKVLPMIIGLLKEMNLVDKAAVATKVTSSEEMVWTDVRELERAELSYLTLMVVKKS, encoded by the coding sequence GTGACAAAGATCGGAACCTTGTACGGACTGGGAGTAGGTCCCGGAGATCCGGAGTTGATTACAGTAAAGGCGTTTCGTTTGCTGCAGCAATCGCCGGTCATCGCCTACCCGAAAAAACGGATGGGAAGCAAAAGCTATGCCCATCAAATCGCGGAGCTGTATGTAAAACCGGCAACAGACAAGGAAATGCTCGGGCTCGTATTTCCGATGACGCGGGATCCGGAAATTTTGGAACGTGAATGGAACAACACCGTGGAGTTGGTCTGGGAGCGTCTCTCAGAGGGCAAGGACGTGGCGTTCGTCACAGAAGGCGATCCGATGTTCTACAGCACCTTTATCCATATGATGCGAGTGATGCAAGACGAGCACCCGGAAGTGTCGATCGTCACTGTTCCTGGTGTCTCTTCGTTCCTCGGTGCGGCTTCACGGTTTAATCTGCCGCTCGCGGATGGGGATGAGCAGATCGGGATTATCCCGGCAACAGAAGACAAGGAAGCGATGCGTCAGGCGATCGAAGCCCATGATTGCGTCATCTTCTTGAAAGTGGCAAAGGTGCTGCCGATGATTATCGGTCTGCTGAAAGAAATGAATCTGGTAGACAAAGCGGCTGTTGCTACCAAAGTGACCTCTTCAGAGGAAATGGTTTGGACGGATGTTCGGGAGCTGGAGCGAGCAGAGCTCAGCTATCTTACCTTGATGGTGGTGAAAAAATCATGA
- a CDS encoding bifunctional cobalt-precorrin-7 (C(5))-methyltransferase/cobalt-precorrin-6B (C(15))-methyltransferase produces the protein MTQMMKVIGIGDDGQQSLLPLYRSWIEESELLIGGERHLSFFPEYRGEKRVLKGGLTAMVEELRAETRKTVILASGDPLFYGIGGLLAKKLNVEIYPHLSSIQLAFAKMGEAWHDAALMSVHGRSIKGLAQRIDGKEKVALLTDAQNSPAAIANYLLSFGMTEYDAFVAENLGSADEKTGWYTLDEMADGVFSDLNVVILKRRRQSPVWPFGIADEEFSQRKPDKGLITKKEVRILSIAQLQLHAKSIIWDIGTCTGSVAIEAARIAREGEVYGVEKNADDLENCRQNMAKFRTDLTVINARAPHGLDQFPDPDAVFIGGSGGELRELLNICCTRLRSGGRIVVNAATIETLYEATQAFAAEGFETSVTLAQLSRSKPILSLTRFEALNPIYIITAWAKKVEEEEGGDNK, from the coding sequence ATGACACAGATGATGAAAGTGATCGGGATCGGGGATGACGGACAGCAGAGCTTGCTGCCGTTGTACCGTTCATGGATAGAAGAAAGTGAATTGCTGATAGGCGGGGAGAGACATCTTTCGTTTTTCCCGGAGTATAGAGGGGAAAAACGAGTCCTCAAGGGCGGACTCACCGCTATGGTAGAAGAATTGCGTGCAGAGACGAGAAAGACGGTCATTCTCGCGTCGGGCGACCCGCTTTTTTACGGTATCGGCGGCTTGCTCGCTAAAAAGTTGAACGTGGAAATCTACCCGCATCTGAGCTCTATTCAGCTTGCCTTCGCCAAAATGGGGGAAGCTTGGCACGATGCAGCGCTGATGAGCGTTCACGGTCGCAGTATCAAGGGCCTGGCGCAACGCATCGATGGCAAGGAAAAGGTGGCCTTATTAACAGACGCACAAAATAGCCCCGCAGCGATTGCGAATTACTTGCTCTCGTTCGGAATGACCGAGTACGACGCGTTTGTGGCAGAAAATCTGGGTAGTGCAGATGAGAAAACAGGCTGGTATACGCTAGACGAGATGGCAGACGGCGTCTTTTCCGACCTGAACGTCGTCATTCTCAAAAGGCGCCGCCAGAGTCCTGTCTGGCCATTTGGCATCGCAGACGAGGAGTTTTCCCAGCGTAAGCCGGACAAAGGCTTGATTACCAAAAAAGAAGTGCGCATCCTGAGCATTGCGCAGCTGCAGCTACATGCCAAGAGCATCATCTGGGACATCGGTACCTGCACGGGTTCTGTGGCGATTGAAGCGGCACGCATCGCAAGGGAAGGCGAAGTATATGGTGTCGAGAAAAATGCGGATGACCTAGAAAACTGCCGCCAGAATATGGCCAAGTTTCGCACGGATCTGACAGTGATCAACGCACGAGCGCCTCATGGGCTGGACCAATTTCCCGACCCGGATGCCGTATTCATCGGCGGCAGCGGCGGAGAGCTCCGTGAGCTATTAAACATTTGCTGCACCCGACTCCGCTCAGGTGGACGTATTGTGGTCAACGCAGCTACCATCGAAACGCTGTATGAAGCGACGCAGGCTTTTGCCGCAGAAGGCTTTGAAACGTCCGTCACACTCGCCCAGCTGTCGCGCAGCAAGCCGATTTTGTCACTGACACGCTTTGAAGCATTGAATCCGATCTACATCATTACAGCATGGGCCAAAAAGGTCGAGGAAGAAGAAGGAGGAGACAACAAGTGA
- a CDS encoding cobalt-precorrin-5B (C(1))-methyltransferase — translation MATKAATDEKEAKPLRHGYTTGSCATATTKAALIALITQETQSEATIRLPIGEIVTFQMESCEFTLEKATASTIKDGGDDPDATHGALILSTVEWLDEPGIVLDGGLGVGRVTKPGLPVPIGEAAINPVPRKMIREAAQDVLNQFEIERGIKIVISVPTGEEIAKKTLNGRLGILGGISILGTRGIVVPFSTSAYKASVAQAVNVAKEAGCEHIVLSTGGKTENYGIEMYPQLSEEAFVEMGDFVGFSLQQCKRKKMKKVTLVGMMGKFSKVAQGVMMVHSKSAPVDFGFLAQMAEQAGVSEELLTQIREANTASQVGDLMADNPAFFEMMCENCCRAALKEVGGGMEVETVIITMKGSLLGKVTINDTDDESDRDRG, via the coding sequence ATGGCGACCAAAGCAGCGACGGACGAAAAAGAGGCAAAACCCCTTCGCCATGGTTATACAACTGGATCTTGTGCAACGGCGACAACAAAGGCTGCTTTGATCGCGCTGATCACCCAGGAGACGCAGAGTGAAGCGACGATCCGGCTGCCCATTGGTGAGATCGTGACTTTTCAGATGGAGAGCTGCGAGTTCACTCTGGAAAAGGCGACTGCAAGCACGATCAAGGACGGGGGAGACGACCCGGATGCGACTCACGGTGCCTTGATTCTCAGCACGGTGGAGTGGCTGGATGAGCCAGGCATCGTACTGGACGGTGGACTCGGGGTAGGTAGGGTGACCAAGCCCGGCCTACCTGTCCCGATCGGGGAGGCGGCAATCAATCCCGTCCCGCGTAAAATGATCAGGGAAGCAGCCCAAGATGTCCTGAATCAGTTCGAGATCGAGCGAGGAATCAAGATCGTGATCTCCGTTCCCACGGGTGAAGAGATCGCGAAAAAAACATTGAATGGAAGACTCGGCATACTCGGTGGCATCTCCATTTTGGGGACGCGCGGAATCGTGGTGCCGTTTTCCACCTCTGCCTACAAGGCTAGTGTGGCGCAAGCTGTCAATGTCGCCAAGGAAGCAGGATGTGAACATATCGTCCTTTCAACAGGAGGCAAGACCGAGAACTACGGAATTGAAATGTACCCGCAGCTTTCGGAGGAAGCCTTTGTGGAGATGGGCGATTTCGTTGGTTTTTCCCTGCAACAATGCAAGCGTAAGAAGATGAAAAAGGTGACCCTCGTCGGGATGATGGGCAAATTCTCCAAGGTCGCGCAGGGTGTCATGATGGTCCATTCCAAAAGCGCTCCCGTCGACTTCGGCTTTCTCGCCCAGATGGCAGAGCAGGCTGGAGTATCCGAAGAGTTGCTGACGCAGATCAGAGAGGCCAATACGGCTTCACAGGTGGGCGATCTGATGGCAGACAATCCGGCGTTTTTCGAAATGATGTGTGAGAATTGCTGCCGAGCCGCCCTGAAGGAAGTAGGTGGCGGTATGGAAGTGGAGACCGTGATCATTACGATGAAAGGGTCCCTGTTGGGAAAGGTGACGATCAATGACACAGATGATGAAAGTGATCGGGATCGGGGATGA
- a CDS encoding precorrin-8X methylmutase, whose product MDFRTDFKPLTVQPQEIEDLSFQMIADELGEHPFTDEQFPVVQRVIHASADFDLGRSLVFHKDAIEAGIAAIRSGKKVVADVQMVQVGISKNRIEKYGGEVKVYISDRDVMEEAKRLNTTRAIISMRKAIKEADGGIYCIGNAPTALLELIRLVKEGEARPGLVIGMPVGFVSAAESKEELAKMDIPFITNIGRKGGSTVTVAALNAISIMAERLG is encoded by the coding sequence ATGGATTTTCGTACGGATTTCAAACCCTTAACGGTGCAACCGCAAGAAATTGAGGACTTGAGCTTCCAGATGATCGCCGACGAGCTGGGCGAGCATCCGTTTACAGACGAGCAATTTCCAGTGGTACAACGCGTCATCCACGCTTCTGCAGATTTTGACCTCGGACGCAGTCTGGTATTCCACAAGGATGCGATTGAAGCGGGAATTGCCGCTATTCGCAGCGGGAAAAAGGTCGTAGCAGACGTACAGATGGTACAAGTAGGGATCAGTAAAAACCGCATCGAGAAATATGGGGGAGAAGTAAAAGTATACATCTCCGACCGCGATGTCATGGAAGAAGCAAAGCGCCTCAACACGACCCGTGCCATTATCTCCATGCGCAAGGCGATCAAGGAAGCGGACGGCGGCATTTACTGCATCGGCAACGCGCCGACAGCTTTGCTCGAGCTGATCCGACTGGTCAAAGAAGGCGAAGCGAGACCAGGTCTCGTGATCGGGATGCCGGTAGGATTCGTTTCTGCGGCAGAATCCAAAGAAGAGCTGGCGAAAATGGACATCCCATTTATCACCAACATCGGACGAAAAGGCGGCAGTACAGTAACCGTAGCGGCGCTGAATGCGATCTCCATCATGGCGGAACGGTTGGGATAA